The genomic segment ACTGTGTTAGTACACCCAGAGCCATACCTTTTCTCTCATGAGGCCCAGGTTAGTACACCCAGAGCCATACCTTTTCTCTCATgagcaaagagagagaagggcTTTGCTAAATCAGGTAGGCCTAAGACTGGTGCTGTGATTAGGGCCTTCTTTATTTGTTTAAAAGCTGTCTCCATTTCTGCAGTCCATTCAAAGGGCAGCTCCTCTTGTCCTTTAAGGGCATCGTGAAGGGGTTTAGCTAATAAGGCATAAGTGGGGATCTAGGATTTGGCAAAAGTTCGTCATTCCTAAAAAGATTCTAAGCTGTTGTTTAGTGGCTGGCATGGCCATGTCTGAGATTAACTTCCTTCGATCAGGGCGATACTTCTTTTTCCTGGGGTTAATATCAGCCCCAAGAAAGTGACTTGTTATGAGGTAATCTGTGCCTTGGCTGGGGATACCCAGTACCCTCGTTCTGCTAAATGTTTAAGAACGAGAATAGTGTTATTATCTGAGGTTAGTATATCTGGGCTACAGATTAAAAGATCCTCAACATATTGGAGTAAGCAGCTTTCACCCTCCAATGTTAGAGATGAAAGGTCCTTTGCTAATGCTTAGCTGAACAAATGAGGACTATCTCTGAGGCAGAACTGTCCAGGTGAGTTGTAGGGTAAATTTAGTAATTGGGTCTTTCCATgcaaaggcaaataaaaattCGGAGTCAGGGTGGGCTGGAATGCAGAAGAAGGCATCTTTGAGGTCAAGGACAGAGTAATATTGGGTTTGGGAAGGAATTTGACTTAAAAGGTTATATGGCTTCGGTACTATTGGGTGAGTAGGGATCACTGCTTGATTAACAGCCCTCAGCTCTTGGACTAAGAGCTGTCAGGTTTCTTTATTGCCAGGATCTGGGTATTGCTGGGAAAATTACATGGGATTAGAAGTCCAGTTTGGAAGAATTTGGAGATTAGAGGCATTGATCCTATTAATACTTCCTCCCTTAAGAGGATATTGAGGTACGTACTCTAGGGAAAGAGCTGGGATCCTTTAGATGGATAACTACTGGAGTGGCTGTAACAGACCCGCCAGGAGTAGAAGTATCCCATACCTCTGGAGGAACTTGCCTGAGGATATTGGGTGGAATTTTAGGTAGGACTGGTTCCATGGTGGTTGTTAAAGCCATGTAAATGATAAGATGGCTTTAAGTTTAGCTAATAGATCTCGGCCTAGCAGGGGTAGGGGGCAGGTTGGGACGACTAAGAAGGAGTGGGTGAACAGAGTGTTTTCGCAGGAACAAGGGGAGAGAAACAGGCATAGGAAGGCTGTCCATCTGTCCCTGTTAGGAGGGTTGAGGAATAGTAAGTGGGCCCAGAGAAGGAAGTTAGGGCTGAAGAAGTAGCCTTGGTGTCAATCAGAAAGGTTACAGTGGCCCCCACCACATTCAGGGTTACCCGGGGCTCCTCCGGTTTTGTAGGGAATTTGGGAGCCTGTAGACTAAGCCCCGGGCACCTTCAGCCATCTGCCTCCAGGAAGTCAAGACCCAAAATGAAGTCTGGCTCCTGTTCTTGATAGTCGACTACCACCGACAGTTGAAGCTGACTTcaactttggtttttttttgtttgtttgtttgtttgtttaaaaggatttttatactatattaaaaaaccacaaaataaaaaagggatCAGTCAACATATATCTTAGAAGTCTTACAGAGTCTCTGCACCCATAGCCATGAAGGCCCCCTGACGCCTTGTTCTCCTCTGCTCAGTCTGCAGCTCGCTAAAGGATCGCTGGAGATGACTCAGGctctagtttttaaaatcaaacttGTTCTGCCAAATCCAGGACCCTGAATTTATCCAAATTGTAGAAACATGCTTTGACCACCCGTCCACCAAAATACCTCCCATTCAGATCAACAACAGCTTTAATTGCTGACTCAACCCTCTCGAATTCTAAAAATATTCGTACTGCTTCATCATCAGGGGCACCAGGAATTTCAAATATCACACATTTTCCAACTTTGCCATATTTTTCACACTCTTCCTTGGTTTCTACTTCCAAGTCTTCATCCACCTCTCCTGCACCAACCATGTTCCTGAGTAGGACCACTTTGGTAGGACACTTAAGTATTTCAGTTAATGGATTTGAATCTGACTTCTTGGCTGCGTCTTTCTCGGTGGCGTCGCCCACGATGATCTTGCCGCCCCGCTTGCTGGTCTTCTCCACCGACAGCGCTGTGCTCAGGCCCTGCTCATGCTTCCCGAGACCCTGGCCTTCCCGGAAGCCATACTTCTGCATGATTTTATGTGCTACCGTGCCCCCCATGTTGGCGAGGAAGGAGTTGCCAGGGCCGGTTGGGGATCGGGGTCTGTCTTATTCCTCGTACACTGGGAGAGGAATAGCAGCTTTGGAAGACTGTGAGCGAGGTCGTGAATCCTCTTCATAAGGGAAGTCTCGGGGTAATTCTTTGTCCTTCTCCACAAGAGACGTGGGAGGTGCAATGGCAGCTCCGCCCAtacttcttttcctcctctctcgCTCATAATCTTCATCTTCATCAGAATCTGGATCAGGTCGCCTGGAAAACCGACTAGCTTCATGTCTGTCTTTACGccgcttttctctctcttctatttccttctgtctttccagCTCCCGCTGCCTCTGTCGCTCCTCTCTTTGGCGCTTCACTACTTTCTCATAATCGTTAGGAAACATGGGATCATATTCATCAGCTAAGGGGATCAAAACTTCTCCTGCAGAAAACCCGCTGGGAACAGGGTCCTTGAGGCCTGCAGCCACGTGCGGTGGAGTGTCCACGATCTGCCGCTCATCCGAAGAGCCGCCTCGCTTTAGGTCGATTACTGGAGCAAGGACTGTACTTTGTTTTGTCCTCTGGCTCTTGGCCTGAGTGAGAGCTGCCTTCTTCACCTGGAGCTGAGACTGCAGGAGTTTGAAGTTTTTGGACCAGCCTTCTGTTTTTGAGTCACTGGTCTCCACTCCCAGGTCATCGTACAAGGACATCTTCTCAGTTCAGTGCAACACAGCTTGTTGCATCCATTCCTTAAAAAGTATATGTATCTTCACTTTAGCTGCCTCGAGTACTTGTAAATATGTCACAGTTGATTCGTGCATCCTCTCTGCGGCAAACACCGGCCCGCCCGGCCGACGCTCCCGGGCCGCGGCGGCGCACCGAGGCCGACGCGCCGCCGACACCGCGGGCTGGGCGCTCGACGTCAGCCCCCGACTGCAGCACCGCTCCGGCGCCAACCCCTACGCAGACTCCGCGGCCTGACTTCAACTTTGACTCTGATTGCCAAGTTCCGAAGTACCCCTGGTTTTGGTTGGCAGTGCTGTTGGCATGAGGGACAAATCCTCTTCCAGTGGCCCTTCTGGTGACAGTAAGGGCAAGAGGTAGGAGTGATGGAGCATGGCAGTTCCTGACAGCGTGCCCTGACTGACTGCACTGGAAGCAAGTCATCAGAGACTTCTGAGAAGGGGGAGGAGCACCCTTTGATCCCTGCCCTGGGAGGGACTGACTAATGGCAAGAGCCATGTACTGAGCATgtcactttaatttttcttcctccttctgttcCTGCCCATTCCTAGAAGGTTCCTCCCTATTTTTAAAGGCCATATCAAgcaaaacagaggatgagatttgtGGGGTTTTTGTAACTTTTGTCTACTGTCCAGGGATGCCTGACTTATAAAGTGGACTGTAAGAATGGCCTGTCCTTTGGGGGTCTCTAGGTCTAGATTGGTGTATTTTCTCATAGCTTCTACTAATTGGGCCTGGAAAAGGGCTGGGTTCTCAGAAGGTTCCTGCATAACTTCCCTAAGGTTATTATAATTAACAGGTTTGATAATTGCCTATTTTCATGCCTTCTAGTAGACAAGTAATCATGTAATTTCTCCTAGTAAGTCCACCTGCTGGCCCACTTTCATTTGCTTGGTATTTGCATCCTGGGTCTGCCTGAGGGACTGCCTCTGTCCCTGCCCTTTTTGCATTAGGGTTTCGGGCATGTGCCTCATCTGCCCAAGTCTGAGCTAAAGCCCAGATCCTGCTCTTTTCTTCATGGGTGCAACAAGTAGTTAGAATTATGTGAACATCTTGCCAAGTTAGTTCAAAGGCTATGGTGAGGGCCTGAAATTCTCTGGTAAAGGTGATAGGGTCCTGACTAAAAGAACCTATTTGCCCTGTATATGAGAGAGGTCAGACACAGGGAAGGGGACATGGACTCTGATAGTGCCTGAGTCTCCATTAGCAACTTCCCTTGGGGGAGCATATTAGGACTTGGCTCCAAGCATTGGGCTGTCCAAGATCGAGTacggggaggagaaagaaaatctgccactggATAGGGAGGTGGGGATTGTGGGGCAAAAGGTTGAGAAGAAGGATGAAATCAGGGATAGGAAGGGTCATCTAGAATATCTGGTGTAAGAGGAGGTGGAGGACAGATGCGAGGCAGTAGAGCTGTAGTGGATAGGCACACACAACATGTCTTCCTCAAGCCCAGATTCTGGCTTGAAGGGCCATGAAGTCCTGAATATAAGGAACCTCAGAATCTTTTCCATGTCTCCAACAATAGAGGTCAAGTTGGTGGATTGTATTAACAGTTTAATGTCCTATTAAAAGGCCATTGTTCTTGATTTCCTAATTTGTATTGTGGTCAGGACGAGCTACAGAAATAGACAAGTCTCTTTTTTCATGAGATTGTCTGGGTCAAACATCTTCCAATTCCTGAGGATACAGCCGAGGGGTGCGTCTGAGGAAGGCGCCCAAGATGTACCAGAACCCATCCTTAGCTTATATGCTGTAGAATGGGGGTACTGAGAATCACCAACTAGCAAAAGGCTTCCCTGCGACTGAGGCAAAATGTCAACCATCCCGACAGTCGCATCCGACTGAGAGGTGGCCAGTGTAAACCGTAAGACCGTGCTACTAAGGCACCAGGAGCAGACGGGGAGATCCTGGCCACCAGCTAATTGACTCACCGTTAGAAGATCCTCAGGGACGTGGAGGCAGTTTCCAGGATGACTTGGGGTCTGTGAGGTCCTTTGGAGCCAATCCAGGCCAAGGAAGAGGAGGCGAGAGTAGACAGAAAGAGAACTGAGGATTCCCCCTTAAAATCCTATCGGGGAGGCAGTGGCCAGGGGACAATGATCTCTGTTTTGCTTCAAACACTGTGTCTGACACGGTGCACAGAAGTTGTCTTGCTGGGCGCGGATGCCCTTGTGGCCCGATCCATTCCGTGTCCCCCTCATCCTCACACGGGAGTCTTCGTGTGGCAGGCACCCTAATGGCTTTTAAGTGCATGACCCATGCGCACACAGTATTGGTTGGCCTAGTCCTCAgttggaaaggagaaaaaggagagaccCTCACCCATTCAGGCAGCAGCTACTGGGGCACAGTGAGCAGTGGGGCCTTTGGAACATACCAGAAGGTAACCCTGGCCTGAGTTCCTCAGTTGCTTCCACAGCCCTTGCCTATTTGCAGAGGGTCCCTATGAGAAAGGAGAAGcaaggaggtgggggaagagACCCCAAGGTCCACGTATGGGTCACCAAAAATGTTGTGGTCTGGGtgcgggttggaaaagaattttcagACACGAGGCGGgatgaaagaagaataaagtttatGAGAGTAGGGAGGGGAGAATGGCTGCCAGCACAGCGGGCTGGCTTCCTGATAGTCAGGGAGAGCCTACAGTGAGCAGGGGTTCTTGATTCATTTTTATACCCTGGGTGtaaggagtgggataggggtcttacgggtcatttgctgattgggtGAGGTAGGTATATTggttgggggggggcggggtgcgGAGAataaggcaaataccttctccctatatgaggaaggagaggagacaggttatactggtcaggaggacctgaaattcATTAACAGTTACATCActggggatgggagggaaggtcaacaagagtctggttttccattcctgcattccaagaccctccttggttttatctgctttTTCAACCTTGGGTCACCACACAGGCTACATGCAAGAGACAGTATAAAAACAGCACAAACACATTCACTCATATGAGCATAGTATTAAGTTGGCTAAAAATTTGTTTGGGttttaaactttttggccaacctaatagaAAAAGAGCTTTGAGGTTGTGACTGGAATTAAAAGTTGAGAAAAAATATGAGTGTTAGAGTGTTAGTATAGTTAAAATTATTAATTGTAGAGCCAAAGCATTTAATCAAAAAAAGTTTTGGTTTCAAACACATCTGAAGGTTAGCTGCAAGGTATGTCTGAATAGAAAGCAGACCTACATTTATGTAATCACATAAAAGTGAGAAAACACTGAAGAACATGCAAGGTTTGTACCATAAATGGATATGATAGTCATAAAACTGAAATCATGTTTGTGTTGCAAACAGTATATCCTCAGGAAAAGCAAATGCCAGTATCACCTGTGGTGAAAATTTAGCACAAAGAAAGACTACAAATTGAACTAGTGATGAGAAGAACATATGGAAATCATGCCATCATGGCATGGTTCTGGCTTGTGTAAAACCCTAGTCATAGTTAGGGTCTAACTCTCAGTCATTTTTGATGAGGAGCTTTAAAACAACCATTCTGAgatagaaagagaaagggaaaaaatggtacAAAAAATACCAGAAGGCAAATGATAAGATAGTCGTAGTAGTgtcagtcactccgtcatgtccaactccacaCCTCCATGGAGTATAGTCTgcaaggctcttccatccatggaattctccaggcaagactattggagtggaaATGATCAGATGGCAATAGTAAATCACTATATATCGATAGTCATGCTAAAGACAAATGGATTTAATTCACCAATCACAAAATATAAAGTGgctgaatggattttaaaaataaagaaaaagaacaagaccCACTTATGTACTGCCTACAAGAGATTTGTTTCAGCTCTAAAGACACACATGGGTTCAAAGTGCAGGGATGAACAAGATTTAACTCAATCCAACTATCTTTTCTGACTACAGTGGTATGAAAATAGAAGTCAACAGCTGAGTAAAGCCGGAAAATTTACAAATTTATGGAAACTAAAcgcatttctaaataaccaattgGTCTAAGAAGAAGtcaaaggggggaaaaatgatctctaaacaaatgaaaatagaaacacacCATATCAAcacttatgggatgcagcaaaagtagttctgagaagaaaatgaatagcTATAAGTTCATTtattaagaaattataaagatctaAAATAACCTAAATTTACACTTcagggaactagaaaaagaagaactagCTAGGGCttacttccctgctggttcagtggtaaagagttcatGCCAAGGAGGAGATgtgagttttatccctgggttagggagatcccccagagaaggaaactggcaACCTATtcttcccagtattcttgcctgggaaaaatcacattgacagaggagcctggcaggctacagtccatggggtcacaaaagaatcagacacatcttggcaactaaacaaaattaaactcaaagtttgcagagggaaggaaataataaagatcagaatggaagtaaataaaatagacaacagaaaaataatacaaaggatTGACAAAACCAAGATctggttcttcaaaaagttaaagttGACAAGCATTTAGCATTTTTcttacaaaaaaggagaaaagattcaagtatataaaattagaaatgaaaaaggagacattacAACTAACTACAGAATCAtaaaagactattatgaacaaagaTATGCCAAAAAATTAGATAACCTAAGAAGTGGATAAATTTCTAGACGCACacaacctaccaagactgaatcatgaagtaATAGAAAAGCTGAATAAACCAACAACAAGAGGTTTAATCAATAATCAAAAACCTCCCCacatagaaaacccagaaacatATGAGTTCACTGAAAAACTTCaccaaacattcaaagaacaaGTAATACCAATCCTTCTTAAGATCTTCCCAAAAATTGAGGGGGAGGGaatactttcaaactcattctacaaggccaggaTTACCTTATACACCACAGCCATTTAGGATTTATCCATGAGATGCAAGGGTGGTACAGCATACGTAAATCAATAAACGCAATatgatttattattaaaataaaagataaaaatcacctgacgactcaatagatgcaggaaaagcaccAGACAAAACAttctttcatgattaaaaaaaagagaaaagctcaGAAAATTGGGTATAGAAGGATTACAGCTCAACATAATgaaggtcatatatgacaagttcacagctaacattatactcagtGAAGAAAAGTTGAAAATCAGGAACATGAAAAGGATGCCCATTCCCACCATTCTTATTCAATATAATACCAGAAATCCTAGCTAGGACAATTAGTCGAGACAAGTAAAtggtatccaggtcaggaaggaagaagtaaaattttcaCTACCTGCAGATGATATAATTTAGTATAGAGAAAATCCCAAAGACTCAACTAAAAAACTTTTGGAACTAATTAACAATTTGAGTAAAGTTGTAGgctacaaaatcaacatacagaaatcagttgcTTTTCTATATAATAATGATGgaacatatgaaaaagaaattttaaaaaactgttccaTTCACATAGcttcaaaaatagtaaaatacttaggtataaatttaaccaagaaacTGAAACTACACGACTttgctgaaagaaattgaagatgatataAACAAATTGAAGGAcattctgtgttcatggatcagaacaATTAATGTTGTTAAAAATGCCTATATACTATTGAATCATCTATAGATTCAATCCCCATCAACTTACAGTGGTATtcttcatagaaatagaaagaaaaatcctaaaatttgtataagATAACAAAAGATCCCCAGTAGCCAAAACAACTcttaggaaaaaagaacaaagtcagaGGTATCACATTTCCTgctcaaactatactacaaagatacaaTAATAGAAAGAGTATggcattggcacaaaaacagattcatagaacaatggaatagaatagagagcccagataGTAAACTCTTGCTTATAcagtaaattaatatttaacaaGGGAGTCTAGAGTACCcagtggagaaaggataggcacttcaacaaatggtattgggaaaactgagCAAACACATGTAGAGCAATGAAATTGGATCCCTGTCTTACAAAACCCATGAAAAAtcactcaaaatggataaaagatttaCACATGAGACTTgatactgtaaaactcctaggagAAAATGTAGAGTGGAAGCTTGTcaacattggtcttggcaatgattttttttggatatgacaacAGAATCACAAACAACAGAGGCAAAAATtgacaaatgggactacatcaaatttaaaagcctttgcacagcacAAGAAacaatgaaggaaatgaaaagacaacttacagaatggaaaataaagtttttaaaccaTGTATCACAAACCATGTATCAgataaggagttaatatacaaaatatgcaaacaatTCAGAATTCAATCGCAAAAAACAGTCTGATTAAAACCTGGGTAGACTAActaaatagatgcttttctaaagaagacatggtaaaaacaggtacatgaaaaatggccaacaggtacacgGAAAATAATGGTTAGCACTgataatcatcaaggaaatgcaaaccaaacccATAATGAGATATTGCATCACACATGTTAGAATAGCTATTATCAAGAAGACAAAATATCTTCTCAGTGCTATTgacaatgtggagaaaagggaatgcaaaTGTGTTGGGGGGAAAGTAAATTGgttcaaccactatggaaaacatcaTAGaattttcctcaaaaaattaaaaacagtactACCTTATGAACAGAAATCCCATTTCTGGGTACatacccaaaggaaatgaagacagGATTTTGAAGAGATAAATGCAGGCCCATGTTtgctgcagcattattcacaaaagctgagatatggaaacaacctagatgcctatcaatgcatggatggatgaagaagatgtgagatATCTTCAGGTTTTAGATTATCAAGTCATGTGAGAAACCTGATTCTTGTGCCTAAATTTATCCTGACATGATTTCTGGTGATTTTTTACTTTGAACTTGACTTGCCCAttttggagaagctctatacagacagagagctctctacagtcagcaaaacaaggaggagctgactgtggctcagaccatgaactccttattgccaaattcagacttaaattgaagaaagtggggaaaaccactagaccattcatgtatgacctaaatcaaatcccttatgattatacagtggaagttacaaatagattcaagggattagatctgatagacagagtgcctgaagaactatggacagaggttcctgacatggTACAgggggcagtgatcaagaccatccccaagaaaaagaaatgcaaaaaggtaaaatggttgtctgaggaggccttacaaatagctgtgaaaagaagagaagcaaaggagaaacggaaagatatacccattttaatacagagttccaaagaatagcacagagagataaaggcttcctcagtgatcaatgcaaagaaatagaggaaaacaatagaatgggaaagactagagatctcttcaaaaaaactagtgataccaagggaacatttcatgcaaagatgggcataataaagaacagaaatggtatggacctaacagaagcagaagctattaagaagaggtggcaagaatacacagaagaactagacaaaaaagatcttcacgacccagataaccacaatgtgtgatcactcacctagagccagacatcctggaatgtgaagtaaagagggacttaggaagcatcaccacgaacaaagctagtggaggggatggaattccacttgagctatttcaaatcctaaaagatggtgttttgaaagtgctgcactcaatataccagcaaatttggaaaactcagcagtggccacagcactggaaaaggtcagttttcattccagtccccaaaaaaaggcaacgccaaagaatgttcaaactaccacacaattgcactcatctcacactctagcaaagtaatgctccaaattctccaagccaggcttgaacagtatgtgaaccaataacttccatatgttcaagctgaatttagaaaagacagaggaaccagagatcaaattgccaatacccgttggatcatcaaaaaagcaagagttccggaaaaatatctatttctatatctggactactccaaagcctttgacagtgtggaccaccacaaactgtggaaaatttttcaagaaatgggaatacccatctgacctgcctcctgagaatgcAGGTCCTGTATGCAATAcctcctgtatgcaggtcaagaagcaacagttagaactggacatagaacaacagactggttccatccaaactgggaaaggagtccatcaaggttgtatattgtcaccctgctcctttaacttaaatgcagagtatatcacgcaaaataccaggctggatgaagcacaagctggaatcaaggttgccaggagaaatatcaataacctcagatatgcagatgacaccagccttatggcagaaataaactaaagagcttcttgatgaaagtgaaagaggagagtgaaaaagttggcttaaaactcaacattcaaaaaactaagatcatggcatctggtcccattacttcatggcaaatagatggggaaacaatggaaacagtgacagactttattttctgggctccaaaatcactgcagatggtgactgcagccatgatattaaaagacacttgctctttggaagaaaagctatgacaaacatagatagcatatttaaaagcagagacattactttgccaacaaaggtccatctagtcaaagctatggttttttcagtagacaggtatggatgtgagagttggactataaacaaagttgagcactgaataattgatgcttttgaactccaGTGTttgagaatactcttgagagtcccttggactgcaaggagatccaacagtcagccctaaaggaaattattcctgaatattcattggaaggactgatgctaaagctgaagctccagtactttgaccacctgatgcaaagaactgactctttggaaaagaccctgatgctgggaaaaactgaaggaagggggagaaggggacaatagaggataaggtggttagatggcatcactgacatgatggacatgagtttgagcaagctttgggagttggtgatggacagagaagcctggcattctgtagtccatgaggtcacaaagagtcagacaggactgagcaactgaactgaactgaaaattcaaaggaaaaatgtgaaaaaagaaagaaaatagaacagaATATCTAAgtgataaataattataaaatagttaAATGTATGTGTAATAGATACAtcaaagaggagagaaagaatggagcaaaagaaacatttaaagagataatggccaagaatttttcaaaaataatagaaGCTGTCAAACCACAGATCCAAGAAACTGAGAGAACAGTACACAGACTAAATACATgcgtgcacgcatgcacatacacacaccccacataaacacatggggcttccctggtagctcagctggtaaagaataggccggcagtgcaggagaccctggtttgattccttggtcaggaagagcccctggacaagggataggccacccattccattattcttggcttccttggtggctcagatggaaaagaatgtgcctataatgtgggagacctggattctatccctgggttgggaagatcccctggagaaggaaacaactacccacgtcagtattcttacctggagaattccatggacagaggagccatggcaagctacagtccatggggtcacaaagagctgattTTCAGAGAGAAGAAACACTTCATACTCAAACTCttgaaaaccaaagataaagggaaaaatcATCAAAACACCAAtagatcttaatttttaaaaatcttagagaGTTAGGATATCAGTGCCACCACCATAGTCAGACCAAAAAAGGTATAATCACTCCAGAGAATATTTTAGCAGAAATGTAAAGACATTTAAATCTGTCTCTTGGCCAACTCACAATTGTCTAgaaggtttaaaaaagaaatttttctaagaaatggaaatgagaaaaagaaagtcagaaCTCCTTTTCTAAAGCATGCCACATAACAATGTCCTTTTGGAGCAGATGGAAAACCCAGCTGTGTCTAGACCTTGTTTTCTAGTCTTCCCTGCAAGATGAAAATTTTAGGTCATCTCAGACTCCAGATGGCTGCCCTGCAGTCTTCCTTATTACTTGTCTTGAAGAGGAAgtccattttctttttgaatCTCAAATATTCCTCCCCTGAGTTGTCCTAGATGTTGCTTTGGGTCCTGCCACATGAAAGTTTCCCTTCATTCCAAGCCCAAGGAATACTCGAAATCCTCTCACTTCTCTAAGAAATAACCTGTGAACTCATCACAGCTTGCAGGACCAAAATAGTTTGATGTTCAGTATCTCTTTCATCAAGACTTGGGTGTCTCCTGCCCCTCTGATGACTCTTACTACTTTCTGTGAAGGCTCCTGTCTTCACCCACTCATTAAACATTGGTGCTTGTTCATCTCTCTATCCTCAGCatacttttctc from the Bos javanicus breed banteng chromosome 3, ARS-OSU_banteng_1.0, whole genome shotgun sequence genome contains:
- the LOC133237854 gene encoding LOW QUALITY PROTEIN: splicing factor 45-like (The sequence of the model RefSeq protein was modified relative to this genomic sequence to represent the inferred CDS: substituted 1 base at 1 genomic stop codon), with protein sequence MSLYDDLGVETSDSKTEGWSKNFKLLQSQLQVKKAALTQAKSQRTKQSTVLAPVIDLKRGGSSDERQIVDTPPHVAAGLKDPVPSGFSAGEVLIPLADEYDPMFPNDYEKVVKRQREERQRQRELERQKEIEEREKRRKDRHEASRFSRRPDPDSDEDEDYERERRKRSMGGAAIAPPTSLVEKDKELPRDFPYEEDSRPRSQSSKAAIPLPVYEEXDRPRSPTGPGNSFLANMGGTVAHKIMQKYGFREGQGLGKHEQGLSTALSVEKTSKRGGKIIVGDATEKDAAKKSDSNPLTEILKCPTKVVLLRNMVGAGEVDEDLEVETKEECEKYGKVGKCVIFEIPGAPDDEAVRIFLEFERVESAIKAVVDLNGRYFGGRVVKACFYNLDKFRVLDLAEQV